Proteins from a single region of Chlorocebus sabaeus isolate Y175 chromosome 7, mChlSab1.0.hap1, whole genome shotgun sequence:
- the ADH7 gene encoding all-trans-retinol dehydrogenase [NAD(+)] ADH7 produces MSRHTVRETLGTVFQRMSVEAGVIKCKAAVLWEQKQPFSIEEIEVAPPKTKEVRIKILATGICRTDDHVIKGTMVSKFPVIVGHEATGIVESIGEGVTTVQPGDKVIPLFLPQCRECNACRNPDGNLCIRSDITGRGVLADGTTRFTCKGKPVYHFMNTSTFTEYTVVDESSVAKIDDAAPPEKVCLIGCGFSTGYGAAVKTGKVKPGSTCVVFGLGGVGLSVIMGCKSAGASRIIGIDLNKDKFEKAMAVGATECISPKDSTKPISEVLSEMTGNNVGYTFEVIGRLETMIDALASCHMNYGTSVVVGAPPSAKMLTYDPMLLFTGRTWKGCVFGGLKSRDDVPKLVTEFLAKKFDLDQLITHVLPFKKINEGFELLNSGQSIRTVLTF; encoded by the exons GTTATTAAATGCAAAGCAGCTGTGCTTTGGGAGCAGAAGCAACCCTTCTCCATTGAGGAAATAGAAGTTGCCCCACCAAAGACCAAAGAAGTTCGCATTAAG ATTTTGGCCACAGGAATCTGTCGCACAGATGACCATGTGATAAAAGGAACAATGGTGTCTAAGTTTCCAGTGATTGTGGGACATGAGGCAACTGGGATTGTAGAGAGCATTGGAGAAGGAGTGACTACAGTACAACCAG GTGACAAAGTCATCCCTCTCTTTCTGCCACAATGTAGAGAATGCAATGCTTGCCGCAACCCAGATGGCAACCTTTGCATTAGGAGCGA TATTACTGGTCGTGGAGTACTGGCTGATGGCACCACCAGATTTACATGCAAGGGCAAACCAGTCTATCACTTCATGAACACTAGTACATTTACTGAGTACACAGTGGTGGATGAATCTTCGGTTGCTAAGATTGATGACGCAGCTCCCCCTGAGAAAGTCTGTTTAATTGGCTGTGGGTTTTCCACTGGATATGGGGCTGCTGTTAAAACTGGCAAG GTCAAACCTGGTTCCACTTGCGTCGTCTTTGGCCTGGGAGGAGTTGGCCTGTCAGTCATCATGGGCTGTAAGTCAGCTGGTGCATCTAGGATCATTGGGATTGACCTCAACAAAGACAAATTTGAGAAGGCCATGGCTGTAGGTGCCACTGAGTGTATCAGCCCCAAGGACTCTACCAAACCCATCAGTGAGGTGCTGTCAGAAATGACAGGCAACAATGTGGGGTACACCTTTGAAGTTATTGGGCGTCTTGAAACCATG ATTGATGCTCTGGCATCCTGCCATATGAACTATGGGACCAGCGTGGTAGTAGGAGCTCCTCCATCAGCCAAGATGCTCACCTACGACCCGATGTTGCTCTTCACTGGACGCACGTGGAAGGGATGTGTCTTTGGAG GTTTGAAAAGCAGAGATGATGTCCCAAAACTAGTGACTGAGTTCCTGGCAAAGAAATTTGACCTGGACCAGTTGATAACTCAtgttttaccatttaaaaaaatcaatgaaggaTTTGAGCTACTCAATTCAGGACAAAG CATTCGAACTGTCCTGACGTTTTGA